CCCCAACGCTCACAGTTATCCTCAGACCGTCTGGTCTGACTGGGGCAAAAAGGGCTCAGTGACCGGCAGAGTTACTACCTCGGTCAACGGAACCGTAGGCATCGGCGGCGCTTACATCGCGATCGTCAACGCCTCGAACACTACCCAGGAATTCTATAACACGTCTTCCGATGCGTACGGCAACTATCAGATCACCGGCATCAACGCAACCTACAGCTCTGTGAATCTGACAGGTCCGGACAACACTGCTGGCACGTACAATAAGGGTATAAACATGTACAAGATGTACGCCTACAAGGACCCGTACGGAGAAGGCTATTCCAATGCTTTCGGCATTGATGCGGACTTAAAGTCTGCAGCGACGACTTCGGTCGTTATATTCACCAAGCCTGCAAGGATTGAGCTGAAGGCCGAAAGAAGCCACGTCGTAGCGGACAGCGGAGACAACATCCAGATCTGCGCATACATGTACGACGCTCTTGGCAACCCGGTAGCTGACGGTTACAATGTAAACTTCACCATCGGTAACGCCACGAACAACTCATTCATGCAATACCCTGCACCGGCATATGCTCCGAATCAGAACGGTAGCTTCTACGGTTACATGGACCCGAATGGGAGAAACCAGACCGTTGCGACCACTGACAACGCGGGTAAGGCCTGCCTCCAGTACGGCTGGGTTGATGAAGCCTACGGCGGCAACAACTCGACCATCTGGGCATACTACGCAGATGACGCGAGCGTCTTCGCCAACATCAAGATCTACTTCGAAGCCCCGACCGCATCCTGGACTGGCTACGTGGTTGACTCTTACGGCACCGGCTACGGCGGTATCCCCGTGATGTTACACGTCATGGGCTACAACGGCACCACTCCGTACGAGATCTACAACATGACCAGGACCACTTCCAGCAGCCAGCCGTTCGTAGGCCTGTTCGCCTTCGACTACATCGTGCTGCAGAACGCGGCCTATGGCTACGTTGACGCCAGCGCTCAGCTGACGGACAACCTGACCATCTACGGCAAGAGCAACAACTACTCGATGAACAGGTCCGCGACCTCCATCGGCTCGATCGTCTTAAGGATCCCGCCGCCGGACGCGATCAAGGTCACCGCCGAGAAGGACACGATCCTCGTGGGCGGCCAGTCTGACTGGATCATCGCACAGCTCTACCTGAATGGCCAGAAGTACAAGAGGGCCAACATCGCCGTGACCTTCGACTCGGACAACGACACTGTCGCTACCCTGCCTTCGGTCAAGACGAACATCACCGACCTCAACGGCCAGGCCTGGATCCTGCTGACCTCCAACCAGACGGTTGGTAAGGTTAACATCACCGGCACGGCTCAGATCATGTACAACCACAACCTGACCGACACCTGCACTGTCCGTGTAGTCGGCTGGGGCACCGTGTCGGGCATCGTGACTGACCAGAACAAGGTCGGTATCCCGAACGCTAACGTGACCCTGTGGAATATCCAGTGGAACGACACTACGGGCAGATGGGAGAACACCAACGTAGTGGACATCCCGGAGAACCCGCAGTTCTCGAACGATGGCAGGACCGCAGCAGTCGGTATGTACACGTACTACAGAGTACCCTGGGACTTCTACAACGTAACCGGTGAGAAGGAAGGCCACATGTGGTATGCAATATTCCTGATGGGCCCTGTGCCGACGGATATTGACAAGTACGCCAATGCGACCTACGTACCCGGCTCTGAGTACGGTACTGCGACCCACAACATCGCCATACCCGACTACTCGTACATCGCGCCGGTAAGCCCGACGCCGACCCCGACCGCCGTCGTAACCACGACGGCAACGGCAGTACCGCCAACCCCGACCCCGACCGCCAAGCCCACTCCGGGCTTTGAGGCCCTGTTCGCGTTAGCCGGATTACTCGGCGTAGCCTACCTCGTCGCGAGGAAAGAGAACTAAGGATCAAGTAGACTAAGGGGAGTAAAATCCCCTTAATCTCTTTTTATTTTATCCAGTGGTAAAAATGGTAAAAATGGTCTATCGTTTCTTCTCATTATTCATTATCGTATCTTTATTCATTTTCACTATACCCGTATCGCTTGCCGACAATACGCCCACCGGCGCCCTCACGGGAAAAGTCATCGACCGTAATAATATGCCGCTGGCTAATGCCACTCTACAATTACAGGATAGTGTATACAATGTCGTCGGGAACGCCATATCGGCTTCCGATGGCACTTTTACCTTCAATAATGTACCCATCACTGGCTTCGATGGCCGGGATGTATTCAGGGTCACAGCGACGTATATCGTTAGCGGCAAGTCCTATTCCGATAAGACCGAGTTCTTCTGGATCTATAAGAACCAGGTCGTAACGCACAATGTTCAGATATATTACTATCCGCCCTCCAATTATGGCTGGCTCACTGGTAAAGTAGTTAACGCCAACAACTATAACCAGTATGTATCGGCCACCATTTACCTTAGCAATGGCATGTATGATTTCGTCTCGTCCGAGCCCGGCGATAACTGGCAGTTCTACCTGCCCGCCGGCGACTACCAGGTCTGGGCCGAGCACAACGAGAACGGTAAGACGTTTTCTTCGGGCAAGAGCGACGTCCATGTCAATAGCGACGACACGTTCACCGCCGTCCTGACCATATCGCTTACGGGTAATGGCACTACACTGCATACTCCGCCGTCGGCCGGCGTAAACGTCGTGCATGGCAACATAAAGCAGAAAAATGACGCGCCTCTTTACGGCGCGACCGTCGAGCTTTGCCGCGTCAACGGCGTTAACTTCAGCCCCATATCTTCGACGACATCCGACGTCGAAGGGAACTACAGGTTCAATGGCGTGAATACCAGCGCTCCCTCAGAGAGCTATGTGGTCCGGGTCACCTATAATTTCATGGGCAATGATACGATCAAAGTTTCCGACCCGTTCACCATCTATTATGCGAACATGCTCAACGTGTCGCATGACTATAATGTGCCGATATCCGTCGACTTTACAGATTCAGGCTCGATCGAAGCGGTCACCGACCCGGCCGGCGCCAGCATATGGCTTGATGGGGCGGATACAGGCCGTACGACACCCTTTAACATCACCGGCGTCAGGGCCGGAGAGCATACCTGCAGCCTGCTGATGGACGGATATCTGCCCGAGAATCTCACGTTCAACGTCCCCTCCGAGGGCACGTATCGCGTGTATAAGGTCCTGAAGCCCAGCACGGGCGATGTGAACTTCATCATCAAGCCGTCGGATGCGTCCATCTACCTGAACGGTGATCTCGTCGGCACGGGCTCGACGAATCTAACGAAGCTGCAATATGGCCAGTACTCGTATACGGTCGGCAGGGAAGGCTACAGGAATGTGACGGGAACGCTCGAAGTCATCCCAGGCGGCCACCTGGACGTGCCGGTCGATCTCGTTGCCGTGCCCGGGCTAAGCCTGACCTATATCGGCTATCTTATCAACAGCGTGTTCGAGTCCATCGGCAAGCTTTTCGGATAAAGGCTAACCATTAATATCAAATAGGCTTATTCTTTTTTATGCTCTGGACGGTGGACGGCTCCATTGGCGAGGGGGGTGGCCAGATATTGCGCACGGCCATCGCTGTCGCGGCAATAAAGCAAAAGGCCGTACGCATCGTCAACATCCGGAAAAGCCGGCCCAGGCCGGGCCTCGGCGTCCAGCACGTCAGGTCCATCGAGATCGCCCGGGAAATGACGGATGCGACCGTAGAAGGGCTGAGGTATGGGTCGACGGAGGTTACGTTCGATCCAGGCCCCATTAAGGCGGGTAACTTTATCGTCAACATGGGCACGGCCGGGAGCGTTACTCTGGCATTACAGAGCGTTTTGCCTGTCGCCGCTTACGCGCCCGGCCCCGTTACGCTCGACATAACTGGCGGGACCGACGTTAAATGGGCACCTCCATATGACTATTTCCACGATGTCACCCTGCCCGCGCTCGATCGGTTCGGATATCGTATAGACGCATCTCTTATTTCAAGAGGATATTTTCCGGCTGGCAACGGCAGGGTCATCGTTCATACGACGCCGGCGGCTTTCCGGCCCGCCGACCTGATCGAGCCAGTCGGCGGTATCATCGCCGGCGTCTCCGCGTCATCCTGCCTGCCCGCCCACGTCTGCGAGCGCCAGGCGAGCGCGGCATCCGAATACCTGCAGTCACGGGGCTACGAGACAGGCGATATTCGGCTCGATATCCGTAATGATATGTCGACGGGCTCCGGTATATCTCTATATAAAGGTTTTACGGGGGGAAGCGCTCTCGGTGAAAGGGGAAAGCCTGCCGAGAAAGTAGGCCGTGAAGCGGCGTCGATGCTGGCGAGAGAGCTGCAGTCCGGGGCGGCGGTGGACGCCCACCTGGCCGACCAGCTCATTCTTTATATGGCACTGGCGCCCGGCGAGTCGGGCATTACGACCAGCGTGCTCTCCGGCCATTCGGCCGCCGGGCTTCGCATCGTCGAGCAGATGACCGGCAGAAAATTCGAGGTCAAAAAGGGCAATAAGACGACGCTTATTCGATCTTCAGGTATTCCGGCGGAATAGGGCCTGACAGGCATACGGGGCCGGCGTCGATAATAAGGATGCCTTTACCTTTTGCCTTTCGGGCGTCGATGGATATTATAACCGGGTGCTCCGTGCGGATGCAGGCGACTTTTACTGCTTCTTCGATTGACTTACTTAAATGGACGTGGTGCTGGTTCACCGGCTTCAGGCCGATCTCCAGTATGCGGTCTGCCTCTTCCTCGCTCGTGCCGTAGAAGAGCACATCGTAGTCGGCTTCAGGGTAGTCGAGGTCTACATTAATGGAGTGGCCGTATCGGGCCCTGACCCGGTTATCGTCCCACTCGTAGCGGCCCTTCTCATCCGTCTCGAGCATAGCCTCTATATGCTGTCTTTGAGCCCAGGGATATTTTGCGGCGATAGCCTTCTCAAGGTCGTCCATGCTCGCCCAGCCGTGCTCGTCGAGCTTTAGCCCGAGTTCTCCGGGAAAATGCCTTAACGCTCCGGACATGATGCGCCCCAGCTTCTCGGCCTTGTAGCCAGATAGTATGAATCTTCCGGGATTGCCACACGTACACTGGCTGCCGCGGAAATATCCGTGCCTTGGGCACTGCTTGATCTCCGGGATGTGATCTTTGGTCTCCATGCCTAACGACCTTCAACGAGCCCTGATGCCTCTGTGAATACACATTTGCCCTGTTTAGAAATAAACTTTGCCTTCAGGGGCGCTTGCATAGTTTTGAATATAGAGCGTGTACTCAGGCTCAATAAACGCTCTCTGAGACGATTTAAGCCAGGAAGCGGCTCAAAGCTGGCTTGAAGTGGATCGAAGAATTTTTTAATGATGCATTGCATTGTTTGCGCCTTATGTAAGCCTGGTCTGTAGATAAACCGAGCTTCATGTTCTTCGAGACTTAATAATTATACTGTGTTGAATATGCCTTTTTAAGTCTCAGAGTGTACGGAGGCACTATTTTTCACCACAAAGGCACGATAGCACGGAGGCTCACAAAGTCTTTTTTTAGATTAAGTTACAAAGGGCACGGAGAATGCTTTTTGAATAAGATACAAAGGATATGAAGGCACGATGGCAAAAAGTGCTCTTGTTCATTCCACTGTATCTTTGTGTCCTGATCGCCAATGAACCGGCTTTGTGATCTTTGTAACTTAATTATAAAAGAAAACTTTGTGAGCCTCCGTGCCATCGTGCCTTCGTGGTGAAAATAGTGCCCTCAGTGCCCTTAAAAAGCTTAAAATAAAGGAGTAATCCAACACAGCAAATAATTATAAAAAAGCTCTGTGAGCTCTGTGGTTTAACCGATGCCAGGACTGCACAGGAACAAATCGATAATCAATATAAAATAATAAAAATTTTGGAGCGCCTTTAGCTTTTTACTAAAGGAGCGCCTTTAACTTCCGCAGCCGTCTTCTTTTTCGTCGTCTTTCTGGCGGCCTTTTTAACGGGCTCTGCAGACTTGCTGACCGGCGTGACTTTGTTCTCGGCGTTCTTCTTCTGCCACTCCTCGTAATTACACTGCGGGCACCCGAGTTCCCACGGCTTCGAGCCGCCGTTGGCGATCCTGATGTGGCTGAGGCCGTGCTTTTCACA
The DNA window shown above is from Methanocella sp. and carries:
- a CDS encoding RNA 2'-phosphotransferase, with translation METKDHIPEIKQCPRHGYFRGSQCTCGNPGRFILSGYKAEKLGRIMSGALRHFPGELGLKLDEHGWASMDDLEKAIAAKYPWAQRQHIEAMLETDEKGRYEWDDNRVRARYGHSINVDLDYPEADYDVLFYGTSEEEADRILEIGLKPVNQHHVHLSKSIEEAVKVACIRTEHPVIISIDARKAKGKGILIIDAGPVCLSGPIPPEYLKIE
- a CDS encoding PGF-CTERM sorting domain-containing protein yields the protein MSMIAVVVPAVADKPIWDPNAHSYPQTVWSDWGKKGSVTGRVTTSVNGTVGIGGAYIAIVNASNTTQEFYNTSSDAYGNYQITGINATYSSVNLTGPDNTAGTYNKGINMYKMYAYKDPYGEGYSNAFGIDADLKSAATTSVVIFTKPARIELKAERSHVVADSGDNIQICAYMYDALGNPVADGYNVNFTIGNATNNSFMQYPAPAYAPNQNGSFYGYMDPNGRNQTVATTDNAGKACLQYGWVDEAYGGNNSTIWAYYADDASVFANIKIYFEAPTASWTGYVVDSYGTGYGGIPVMLHVMGYNGTTPYEIYNMTRTTSSSQPFVGLFAFDYIVLQNAAYGYVDASAQLTDNLTIYGKSNNYSMNRSATSIGSIVLRIPPPDAIKVTAEKDTILVGGQSDWIIAQLYLNGQKYKRANIAVTFDSDNDTVATLPSVKTNITDLNGQAWILLTSNQTVGKVNITGTAQIMYNHNLTDTCTVRVVGWGTVSGIVTDQNKVGIPNANVTLWNIQWNDTTGRWENTNVVDIPENPQFSNDGRTAAVGMYTYYRVPWDFYNVTGEKEGHMWYAIFLMGPVPTDIDKYANATYVPGSEYGTATHNIAIPDYSYIAPVSPTPTPTAVVTTTATAVPPTPTPTAKPTPGFEALFALAGLLGVAYLVARKEN
- a CDS encoding carboxypeptidase regulatory-like domain-containing protein; this translates as MVKMVYRFFSLFIIVSLFIFTIPVSLADNTPTGALTGKVIDRNNMPLANATLQLQDSVYNVVGNAISASDGTFTFNNVPITGFDGRDVFRVTATYIVSGKSYSDKTEFFWIYKNQVVTHNVQIYYYPPSNYGWLTGKVVNANNYNQYVSATIYLSNGMYDFVSSEPGDNWQFYLPAGDYQVWAEHNENGKTFSSGKSDVHVNSDDTFTAVLTISLTGNGTTLHTPPSAGVNVVHGNIKQKNDAPLYGATVELCRVNGVNFSPISSTTSDVEGNYRFNGVNTSAPSESYVVRVTYNFMGNDTIKVSDPFTIYYANMLNVSHDYNVPISVDFTDSGSIEAVTDPAGASIWLDGADTGRTTPFNITGVRAGEHTCSLLMDGYLPENLTFNVPSEGTYRVYKVLKPSTGDVNFIIKPSDASIYLNGDLVGTGSTNLTKLQYGQYSYTVGREGYRNVTGTLEVIPGGHLDVPVDLVAVPGLSLTYIGYLINSVFESIGKLFG
- the rtcA gene encoding RNA 3'-terminal phosphate cyclase, which gives rise to MLWTVDGSIGEGGGQILRTAIAVAAIKQKAVRIVNIRKSRPRPGLGVQHVRSIEIAREMTDATVEGLRYGSTEVTFDPGPIKAGNFIVNMGTAGSVTLALQSVLPVAAYAPGPVTLDITGGTDVKWAPPYDYFHDVTLPALDRFGYRIDASLISRGYFPAGNGRVIVHTTPAAFRPADLIEPVGGIIAGVSASSCLPAHVCERQASAASEYLQSRGYETGDIRLDIRNDMSTGSGISLYKGFTGGSALGERGKPAEKVGREAASMLARELQSGAAVDAHLADQLILYMALAPGESGITTSVLSGHSAAGLRIVEQMTGRKFEVKKGNKTTLIRSSGIPAE